One Paenibacillus riograndensis SBR5 DNA segment encodes these proteins:
- a CDS encoding ABC transporter ATP-binding protein, with translation MSAAAPVVELKQITKRFPGIVANDSISLTLEKGEIHALLGENGAGKSTLMNIVFGLYQPDEGSIEIGGKPVIIDNPNKAIELGIGMVHQHFKLVEPFTVTENIVLGMEPKKGLKIDYKSAAEQVRKLSEQYGLQVNPNAKIHDISVGMQQRVEIMKTLYRGADILIFDEPTAVLTPQEITELMAIMKRLVAEGKSIILITHKLKEIMEISDRVTIIRRGKVIDTVKTAGTNPNELAEKMVGRGVTFKVEKQNPHIGSSVLKLTNVSSKSKEGVAVLNGLSFEVKAGEILGIAGVDGNGQSELIQAITGLRKIDSGSITVSGKEIANLSPRKVSEMNVSHIPEDRHKHGLVLDFTVSENMVLETYYKSPYNQNGFLNKEVIDQHAEDLVKQFDVRTPSIENKARSLSGGNQQKAIIAREIDKNPTLLIAAQPTRGLDVGAIEFVQKQLIAQRDQGKAVLLISFELDEIMNVSDRIAVIYEGQIVGEVFPQDTNDQELGLMMAGSLKRGGHADV, from the coding sequence ATGAGTGCTGCGGCTCCTGTTGTAGAGTTGAAGCAAATCACAAAACGCTTTCCCGGTATCGTTGCGAACGACTCAATCAGTCTTACGCTCGAAAAAGGAGAAATTCATGCACTGCTTGGTGAGAACGGAGCAGGCAAATCCACTTTGATGAATATCGTCTTCGGACTGTATCAGCCCGATGAGGGCAGCATCGAAATCGGCGGGAAACCGGTTATTATCGATAACCCCAATAAAGCGATTGAGCTTGGCATTGGAATGGTTCACCAGCATTTCAAGCTTGTAGAGCCTTTTACGGTAACCGAGAACATTGTTCTGGGCATGGAACCGAAAAAAGGTCTTAAAATCGACTATAAATCCGCTGCGGAGCAGGTTCGCAAGCTATCGGAGCAGTATGGCCTCCAAGTCAATCCAAATGCCAAAATTCATGACATTTCGGTCGGCATGCAGCAAAGGGTAGAGATTATGAAGACCCTGTACCGCGGTGCGGATATACTAATATTCGACGAGCCTACCGCTGTGCTTACGCCACAGGAAATCACGGAACTGATGGCGATTATGAAGCGGCTCGTTGCAGAGGGCAAGTCCATCATTCTGATTACACATAAGCTGAAAGAAATCATGGAGATTTCCGACAGGGTTACCATCATCCGCCGGGGCAAGGTCATTGATACTGTAAAGACAGCCGGCACCAATCCCAACGAACTGGCCGAAAAAATGGTCGGACGCGGGGTAACCTTCAAGGTGGAGAAGCAGAATCCCCATATTGGCTCAAGCGTGCTTAAGTTGACAAATGTCAGCAGCAAGAGCAAAGAAGGGGTGGCAGTTTTAAATGGCCTCAGTTTTGAAGTGAAGGCTGGCGAGATCCTCGGAATAGCAGGAGTTGACGGCAACGGACAAAGCGAGCTGATTCAGGCGATTACGGGGCTTCGCAAGATTGATTCAGGTTCCATTACTGTATCAGGCAAAGAGATTGCTAACCTGAGTCCGCGGAAAGTCTCTGAAATGAATGTTTCCCATATTCCGGAAGACCGTCACAAACATGGCCTCGTACTGGACTTTACAGTCAGCGAGAATATGGTGCTGGAGACGTATTATAAGAGTCCATACAACCAGAATGGATTCTTGAACAAAGAAGTCATTGATCAGCATGCTGAGGATTTGGTCAAGCAGTTTGACGTCCGAACGCCTTCCATTGAGAACAAAGCGCGCTCCTTGTCAGGAGGTAACCAACAGAAAGCGATTATTGCGCGGGAAATAGACAAAAATCCGACACTGCTGATTGCGGCCCAGCCGACGCGCGGTCTTGATGTCGGTGCAATCGAATTTGTGCAGAAGCAGCTGATTGCCCAGCGGGACCAGGGCAAAGCGGTGCTGCTAATTTCTTTTGAACTCGATGAAATCATGAATGTATCTGACAGAATCGCCGTCATTTACGAAGGCCAGATTGTCGGTGAAGTATTCCCGCAGGATACCAACGATCAGGAACTGGGTCTGATGATGGCGGGAAGCTTGAAACGGGGAGGCCATGCGGATGTCTAG
- the ilvB gene encoding biosynthetic-type acetolactate synthase large subunit — protein sequence MSAPTPEMRSIEQLREKWKNPEVITGSEVLLRSLVMEGVDTVFGYPGGAVLYIYDALHGFTDFKHILTRHEQGAIHAADGYARASGKAGVCIATSGPGATNLVTGIATAYMDSVPLVVITGNVFSSLIGTDAFQEADITGITMPITKHSYLVRDVEELPRVIHEAFHIANTGRKGPVLIDITKDVSAAKTLYSPVQQQGVNLRGYNPRTVPNKLQLDKLVRAISEAERPIIIAGGGVIYSGAHEAMYEFVKRTEIPITTTLLGLGCYPSADELWMGMPGMHGTYTANNAIQQCDLLINIGARFDDRVTGNLDGFAPKAKIVHIDIDPAEIGKNVSPDIPIVGDVKTVLEMLIPEVSRAAGADAWRTQIAQWKLDYPLRYNDSETELKPQWVIQMINDTTKGEAIITTDVGQHQMWAAQYYKFNHPRSWITSGGLGTMGFGFPSAIGAQMAHPERLVVSINGDGGMQMCSQELAICAIHNIPVKIVVINNEVLGMVRQWQTLIYDKRYSYTDLAGSPDFVKLAEAYGVKGLRATNKEEAGAAWKEALETPGPVLVEFVVPKDENVYPMVTQGSTIDQMLMGDE from the coding sequence ATGAGCGCGCCAACACCGGAGATGCGGTCTATAGAGCAGTTACGTGAGAAATGGAAGAATCCCGAGGTGATTACGGGTTCCGAAGTCCTGCTGCGCAGTCTTGTAATGGAAGGGGTTGATACCGTCTTTGGGTATCCGGGCGGTGCAGTGTTGTATATCTATGATGCGCTTCACGGCTTCACGGATTTCAAGCATATCCTTACACGGCATGAGCAGGGCGCGATTCACGCGGCTGACGGCTATGCCAGAGCAAGCGGCAAAGCGGGTGTGTGTATTGCTACCTCCGGTCCGGGAGCAACCAATCTGGTAACGGGGATCGCGACCGCTTATATGGACTCGGTGCCACTTGTGGTAATCACGGGCAATGTTTTCTCCAGCCTGATTGGAACCGACGCTTTCCAGGAAGCGGATATTACAGGCATTACGATGCCGATTACGAAGCACAGCTATCTGGTACGCGATGTTGAAGAACTTCCACGCGTCATTCATGAAGCTTTCCATATCGCCAACACCGGCCGCAAAGGTCCGGTACTGATCGACATTACGAAGGATGTATCGGCTGCCAAGACACTGTATAGTCCGGTGCAGCAGCAAGGCGTTAACCTCCGCGGCTATAACCCGCGTACAGTTCCGAACAAGCTCCAGCTGGATAAGCTGGTCCGGGCTATTTCGGAGGCGGAACGTCCAATCATTATTGCAGGCGGCGGGGTGATCTACTCCGGAGCACATGAAGCAATGTATGAATTCGTGAAGCGGACGGAAATCCCGATCACAACTACATTGCTGGGCCTGGGCTGTTATCCGAGTGCGGATGAGCTGTGGATGGGAATGCCCGGCATGCACGGAACGTATACAGCGAACAATGCCATTCAGCAATGCGATTTGCTGATCAACATCGGTGCCCGCTTCGATGACCGTGTGACCGGCAACCTGGACGGTTTTGCGCCAAAAGCAAAAATCGTTCACATCGACATCGATCCGGCGGAAATCGGCAAAAACGTATCGCCTGACATTCCGATTGTCGGAGATGTGAAGACCGTGTTGGAGATGCTGATTCCTGAGGTGAGCCGTGCAGCGGGCGCTGATGCCTGGAGAACGCAGATTGCCCAGTGGAAGCTGGATTATCCGCTCCGCTACAACGATTCTGAGACAGAGCTCAAACCGCAGTGGGTAATTCAGATGATTAATGACACCACCAAAGGTGAAGCTATCATTACTACCGATGTTGGACAACACCAGATGTGGGCTGCCCAATATTACAAGTTCAATCATCCCCGTTCATGGATTACTTCCGGGGGGCTTGGCACGATGGGCTTCGGATTCCCGTCGGCGATCGGAGCGCAGATGGCGCATCCGGAACGGCTGGTAGTTTCCATTAATGGTGACGGCGGCATGCAGATGTGTTCGCAGGAGCTTGCGATCTGTGCGATCCATAATATCCCGGTCAAAATCGTGGTTATTAACAACGAGGTTCTGGGGATGGTCCGGCAGTGGCAGACCCTCATTTATGATAAGCGTTACAGCTATACCGACCTTGCAGGCAGCCCGGATTTCGTCAAGCTGGCTGAAGCATACGGGGTAAAAGGACTTCGGGCAACGAACAAGGAAGAAGCAGGCGCTGCGTGGAAGGAAGCCCTGGAAACGCCGGGACCCGTTCTGGTAGAATTCGTTGTTCCCAAGGACGAGAATGTCTACCCGATGGTAACTCAAGGGTCGACCATCGATCAAATGCTGATGGGGGATGAATGA
- a CDS encoding glycosyltransferase family 2 protein, which yields MADALFVTLQVILAAIAVYQFTFSLFGLHKKKNKAQFAPQKSFAVLVAAHNEEEVVGALMENLKQLNYPRELYDVFVICDNCTDGTARIVREHGMNACVRTNTNLRGKGYAIEWMLKELWAMPRQYDAVVMFDADNLAHTEFLTEMNNDLCSGAKVIQGYIDTKNPEDSWITAAYGVSYWYINRLWQLSRHNLNMANFLGGTGMCFETNLLKEMGWGATSLVEDLEFTMRSASKGVYPKFNYDAKVFDEKPLTFKASSRQRLRWMQGHFTVARRYFFPLLWQSIKERSLTKFDLALYGANVYIVLLTFLMTAVMWVDNSMFGGPHIANIYGQLPLWLSYFAVGANILTFLLAMALEKVKFKKVYLYLLVFPVYLISWYPITFYAFFTQNNKQWSHTKHTRVVRLEEVQSKQVS from the coding sequence ATGGCAGACGCATTGTTTGTTACGCTCCAAGTGATCTTGGCGGCAATTGCAGTCTATCAGTTTACGTTTTCGTTATTCGGACTGCACAAGAAAAAGAACAAGGCACAGTTTGCTCCGCAAAAATCATTTGCTGTACTGGTCGCCGCACACAACGAGGAAGAAGTTGTCGGGGCGCTGATGGAAAATTTGAAACAGCTTAATTATCCCCGGGAACTGTACGATGTATTTGTCATCTGCGACAATTGTACGGATGGAACGGCAAGAATTGTAAGAGAGCACGGCATGAATGCCTGTGTCCGCACCAATACCAATCTGCGCGGCAAGGGATATGCGATTGAATGGATGCTTAAGGAGCTGTGGGCCATGCCGCGGCAGTACGACGCAGTCGTAATGTTCGATGCCGACAATCTTGCCCATACAGAGTTCCTGACAGAGATGAACAATGATCTCTGCTCCGGCGCAAAGGTTATTCAAGGCTACATCGATACTAAAAATCCGGAGGATTCCTGGATTACGGCCGCTTATGGCGTATCTTACTGGTACATCAACCGGCTCTGGCAGCTGTCGCGCCATAATCTGAATATGGCGAACTTCCTTGGCGGAACGGGGATGTGTTTCGAAACCAATCTGCTGAAGGAAATGGGATGGGGAGCGACAAGCCTGGTAGAGGATCTGGAGTTTACGATGCGGAGCGCATCCAAGGGCGTCTATCCCAAATTCAATTATGACGCGAAGGTATTCGACGAGAAGCCGCTGACCTTCAAGGCTTCCTCCAGACAGCGTCTGCGCTGGATGCAGGGTCACTTCACAGTAGCGCGGAGATATTTCTTTCCTCTGCTGTGGCAGAGCATAAAAGAACGCAGCCTCACGAAGTTTGACCTGGCACTGTACGGTGCCAATGTCTACATCGTGCTGCTGACCTTCCTGATGACGGCTGTAATGTGGGTCGACAACTCCATGTTCGGAGGTCCGCATATCGCCAATATTTATGGCCAGCTGCCTTTGTGGCTCAGCTATTTTGCAGTCGGCGCGAATATCCTGACCTTCCTGCTCGCAATGGCGCTGGAGAAGGTCAAATTCAAGAAAGTCTACCTGTATTTGCTGGTCTTCCCGGTTTATCTGATTTCCTGGTATCCCATTACGTTCTATGCGTTCTTTACGCAGAACAACAAGCAGTGGAGCCATACAAAGCATACGCGTGTCGTACGGCTTGAGGAAGTTCAGAGCAAGCAGGTTTCCTGA
- a CDS encoding GNAT family N-acetyltransferase — MIRYRRPKQDDAVILDLIEKQLVPLSHLPQTVINQIRKDLPRRLGQGVTLVACPDYESDPLGFVHFMLHGDLLYIDMLAIAPAARRKRWGNMLMDRAERFALSRGCLRAKISVDAGNAPGISFYQKLGYSVARYQPQNFCYEFEKLLANRFRA, encoded by the coding sequence ATGATTCGCTACCGCAGACCCAAGCAGGATGATGCCGTGATTCTTGACTTGATTGAAAAGCAACTGGTTCCATTATCACATCTTCCACAGACCGTTATCAACCAGATCCGAAAAGATCTGCCCCGGCGTCTGGGGCAAGGGGTCACCCTTGTGGCTTGTCCGGATTATGAGAGCGATCCGCTGGGATTTGTACACTTTATGCTGCATGGAGATTTGCTCTATATTGACATGCTGGCCATAGCCCCTGCCGCAAGACGCAAACGCTGGGGGAATATGCTTATGGACAGAGCCGAGCGCTTTGCACTATCACGCGGTTGTCTAAGGGCCAAGATATCCGTGGATGCGGGCAATGCGCCAGGCATTTCCTTTTATCAAAAATTGGGCTACAGCGTAGCCCGTTATCAGCCGCAAAACTTCTGCTATGAATTCGAAAAACTGTTAGCCAACAGATTCAGAGCTTAA
- the ilvN gene encoding acetolactate synthase small subunit: MTVMRHTIAVLVNDQPGVLQRVSGLFGRRGFNIESITVGQSEEAGLSRMVIVTLGDQHTLEQIEKQLYKLIDVIKVVDLGSKPMVARELALIKVKAEPAERPEIMGVVETFRASVVDIGTTSLLVQVVGDTQKIDAMIELLKPYGIKELSRTGVTAMIRGNA, from the coding sequence ATGACAGTGATGAGACATACGATTGCTGTGCTTGTGAATGACCAGCCGGGTGTGCTGCAGCGGGTGTCAGGCCTGTTCGGGCGCCGGGGCTTCAATATTGAGAGCATCACCGTCGGGCAGTCCGAAGAGGCCGGCCTGTCCCGGATGGTCATTGTTACACTTGGCGACCAGCACACGCTGGAGCAGATCGAGAAGCAGCTCTACAAGCTGATCGATGTGATCAAGGTAGTGGATCTTGGCTCCAAGCCGATGGTTGCCCGTGAGCTGGCGCTCATCAAGGTCAAAGCGGAACCGGCGGAACGTCCGGAAATTATGGGTGTTGTTGAAACCTTCCGCGCTTCCGTGGTGGATATCGGCACAACCAGCCTGCTTGTGCAGGTGGTTGGGGATACCCAGAAGATTGATGCCATGATCGAACTGCTTAAGCCATATGGCATCAAAGAGCTGTCCCGTACCGGCGTTACAGCAATGATCCGGGGAAATGCCTGA
- the rplT gene encoding 50S ribosomal protein L20: MARVKGGFVVRRRHKKVLKLARGYFGSKHRIFKTANEQVMKSMLYAYRDRRQTKRNFRRLWIVRINAAARLNGLSYSKLVFGLKLAGVEVNRKMLADLAVNDLNAFNSLAVVAKEKINA; encoded by the coding sequence ATGGCAAGAGTTAAAGGCGGATTTGTAGTTCGTCGTAGACATAAAAAAGTACTGAAGCTGGCAAGAGGTTATTTTGGTTCCAAGCACCGCATTTTCAAAACTGCCAATGAGCAGGTAATGAAATCGATGCTGTACGCATACCGTGACCGTCGTCAGACTAAGCGTAACTTCCGCAGACTGTGGATCGTCCGTATCAACGCTGCAGCCCGTTTGAACGGTCTTTCCTACAGCAAGCTGGTATTCGGCCTGAAACTGGCTGGCGTAGAAGTGAACCGCAAGATGCTGGCTGACCTGGCAGTAAACGACCTTAACGCATTCAACTCCCTGGCTGTTGTAGCCAAAGAGAAGATCAACGCGTAA
- a CDS encoding ABC transporter permease produces the protein MSRLRKIFATDSYIVPLVAIVMGFLVGAIVMLVGGYDPIAAYSALFKRVFGTPYDFGEAIREMTPLMFTGLAVAFAFRSGMFNIGADGQVLIGMTAASVVGIKFAGTLPSFVLVPLAVIIAGVCGGLWAGIAGYLKAKRGINEVITTIMLNWVALFLSNYIVRSFLLLQGQNRSEDIPASLSMTFLNSVFDNARLHWGTVIALAAAVFFYVYLWKTKQGYEMRAVGLNPHAAEYAGMNVGRNVMKAMFISGVFAGLAGAGEVLGVFHYQSVFAASPGYGFDGIAVALLGLTHPLGVILAAILYGTLTYGSAGMSFGADVPPELIRIVIGSIIFFIAAQGIVRWVLKPFYFKRKKEKVL, from the coding sequence ATGTCTAGACTCAGAAAAATATTTGCGACCGACAGCTACATCGTTCCGCTAGTTGCAATTGTAATGGGCTTTCTGGTGGGGGCTATCGTTATGCTGGTGGGCGGATACGATCCTATCGCTGCATACTCTGCGCTGTTCAAACGCGTATTTGGCACCCCGTATGATTTTGGTGAGGCTATCCGTGAGATGACCCCACTGATGTTCACAGGACTTGCAGTAGCCTTTGCATTCCGTTCAGGAATGTTTAATATTGGCGCTGACGGTCAAGTGCTCATTGGCATGACAGCCGCTTCTGTGGTTGGCATCAAGTTTGCCGGGACTCTGCCAAGCTTCGTGCTTGTACCGCTGGCTGTTATTATTGCCGGGGTCTGTGGCGGCCTCTGGGCGGGGATTGCCGGGTACCTGAAGGCGAAACGCGGAATTAATGAAGTTATTACTACCATCATGCTCAACTGGGTTGCGCTGTTCCTGTCTAACTATATTGTCAGATCCTTTCTGCTGCTTCAAGGGCAGAACCGTTCTGAGGATATCCCGGCTTCGCTCTCGATGACATTTCTGAATTCCGTGTTTGATAATGCCCGGCTCCACTGGGGAACAGTGATCGCGCTTGCTGCAGCAGTGTTCTTCTATGTGTACCTATGGAAGACCAAACAGGGATATGAAATGCGTGCTGTCGGCCTGAACCCGCATGCTGCAGAATACGCAGGAATGAATGTTGGCCGCAATGTGATGAAGGCCATGTTCATCAGCGGTGTGTTTGCCGGTCTTGCCGGGGCAGGGGAAGTGCTTGGCGTGTTCCACTATCAATCTGTGTTTGCGGCCTCTCCCGGTTATGGCTTTGACGGCATTGCCGTTGCTTTGCTGGGCTTGACACATCCGCTTGGAGTAATTTTGGCTGCGATTCTCTATGGTACGCTGACCTATGGATCAGCGGGCATGAGCTTTGGGGCGGATGTTCCTCCTGAGCTGATCCGAATCGTTATTGGTTCCATTATTTTCTTCATTGCGGCACAAGGAATTGTGCGCTGGGTGCTCAAACCGTTCTACTTCAAGCGCAAGAAAGAGAAGGTGTTATAG
- a CDS encoding acyl-CoA thioesterase, translating into MDDQNQPQAAPDFKYCRESRVFKTSRVFPNDVNNHKTLFGGKLMSTIDEVASISAMRHCRTNVVTASADSVDFLLPIRPTDSVCFESFVSWTGRTSIEVFVKIISENLYTGERAVAATSFLTFVAVHEDGTPAPVPAVVAETDEEKLISASADQRSELRKIRRTSSKLLASQLSTTKYWE; encoded by the coding sequence ATGGATGATCAAAACCAACCCCAAGCTGCACCGGACTTCAAATACTGCCGGGAATCCCGCGTGTTCAAGACAAGCCGTGTATTCCCGAATGATGTCAATAATCATAAGACGCTGTTCGGCGGCAAGCTGATGAGTACGATTGACGAAGTGGCCTCCATCTCTGCAATGCGCCACTGCCGCACGAATGTCGTAACCGCCTCAGCGGACTCTGTTGACTTTCTCCTGCCCATTAGGCCCACTGATTCTGTGTGTTTCGAATCCTTCGTCTCCTGGACAGGCAGAACCAGCATTGAAGTCTTTGTCAAAATCATCTCGGAAAACCTGTATACCGGCGAACGCGCAGTTGCCGCCACCTCCTTCCTCACCTTCGTAGCCGTCCATGAAGACGGCACCCCGGCTCCGGTACCCGCGGTCGTTGCCGAGACCGATGAAGAGAAGCTCATCAGCGCCTCAGCAGACCAGCGTTCCGAGCTGCGCAAGATCAGAAGAACAAGCAGCAAATTGCTGGCATCTCAACTGAGTACAACGAAATACTGGGAGTAA
- the infC gene encoding translation initiation factor IF-3 — MINDEIRAKEVRLVGAEGEQIGIKPIREALQMAIDLNLDLVNVAPQAKPPVCRIMDYGKFRYETQKKEKEARKNQKIVDIKEVWFRANIEEHDYQTKFRNVIKFLGEGDKVKCSVRFRGREITHASIGQKILERVKSEVEDISVVERQPKLEGRSMIMILAPKAQ; from the coding sequence ATGATCAATGATGAAATTCGGGCCAAAGAAGTTCGGTTGGTTGGAGCGGAAGGCGAGCAAATCGGTATCAAACCGATCCGCGAAGCGTTGCAGATGGCGATTGATCTTAATCTGGATTTAGTCAACGTAGCACCGCAGGCGAAGCCGCCGGTATGCCGCATCATGGATTACGGCAAGTTCCGTTATGAAACACAGAAGAAAGAGAAGGAAGCACGCAAGAACCAGAAGATCGTGGATATCAAGGAAGTCTGGTTCCGTGCCAACATCGAGGAACATGATTATCAGACCAAGTTCCGCAACGTCATCAAGTTTCTGGGCGAAGGCGACAAAGTGAAATGCTCTGTCCGCTTCCGCGGACGTGAGATTACCCACGCCAGCATCGGCCAGAAGATTTTGGAACGTGTGAAGAGCGAAGTGGAAGATATCTCTGTTGTGGAGCGCCAGCCCAAGCTGGAAGGACGCAGCATGATTATGATCCTGGCTCCCAAAGCCCAATAA
- the rpmI gene encoding 50S ribosomal protein L35 — translation MPKMKTHSSLKGRFKITGSGKVLRYKAHKNHLLSHKSKRAKRVLNGNPVMAPGDVRRLKQGLANLK, via the coding sequence ATGCCTAAAATGAAAACCCACAGCAGTCTGAAAGGCCGTTTCAAGATTACCGGATCCGGCAAAGTACTGCGTTACAAAGCTCACAAGAATCATTTGCTTTCCCACAAATCGAAACGTGCAAAACGCGTTCTGAACGGCAATCCGGTTATGGCCCCTGGGGATGTAAGACGCTTGAAACAAGGACTCGCTAACTTGAAATAG
- a CDS encoding BMP family lipoprotein, which translates to MKKFYQLSLVMLLAFTVVLAGCGNNNNNSGNAGGKNAGTATNAPAEATAAPTEAPKTDVKVGMVTDVGGVNDKSFNQSAWEALQALQKETGIDIKYLQSKSNADYEPNLNQFVKGGYNLTWGIGFDLGDAIKKVATENPNANLAIIDSVVDAPNVESVTFSENEGSFLVGVVAGLTTKTNKVGFIGGMESPVIKRFEVGFKAGVEAVNPKATVKITYAGAYDKPDIGKSLAATLYNDGNDIIFPAAGATGNGVFNEAKSRNKAGGAKVWVIGVDKDQSLEFGDDVTLTSMIKRVDEAVKKVSQQVIDGTFKGGTTTVLGLKDNGVGLPETSKANVSADILAKVDEYTKQIIDGTIKVPSE; encoded by the coding sequence ATGAAGAAGTTTTACCAACTTTCTCTTGTTATGTTGCTGGCATTCACTGTCGTTCTGGCAGGCTGCGGAAACAACAACAACAACTCCGGCAACGCAGGAGGCAAAAACGCCGGAACAGCAACCAATGCGCCAGCTGAAGCAACAGCAGCGCCAACGGAAGCTCCCAAAACCGACGTTAAAGTAGGTATGGTTACCGACGTAGGCGGCGTAAATGACAAATCGTTTAACCAATCTGCTTGGGAAGCTCTGCAGGCTCTTCAAAAGGAAACCGGCATTGATATCAAGTATCTGCAAAGTAAATCCAATGCAGACTACGAGCCGAACCTGAACCAGTTCGTTAAAGGCGGCTATAACCTGACTTGGGGTATCGGTTTTGACCTTGGCGATGCTATTAAGAAGGTTGCTACTGAGAATCCGAATGCCAACCTTGCAATCATCGACAGCGTGGTAGATGCTCCTAACGTTGAATCCGTAACTTTCTCCGAGAATGAAGGTTCCTTCCTGGTTGGTGTGGTTGCAGGCCTGACTACAAAAACCAACAAAGTAGGCTTCATCGGCGGTATGGAAAGCCCGGTTATCAAACGTTTTGAAGTTGGTTTCAAAGCTGGCGTAGAAGCTGTTAACCCTAAGGCAACAGTGAAAATCACATACGCTGGTGCGTATGACAAGCCAGACATTGGTAAGTCTCTGGCTGCGACCCTGTACAATGATGGCAATGACATCATCTTCCCTGCTGCAGGCGCAACTGGCAACGGTGTATTCAACGAAGCTAAATCCCGCAACAAAGCAGGCGGCGCTAAAGTTTGGGTAATCGGTGTAGACAAAGACCAATCCCTGGAGTTTGGCGATGATGTAACACTGACTTCCATGATCAAACGTGTAGACGAAGCGGTTAAGAAAGTTTCCCAGCAGGTTATTGACGGAACCTTCAAAGGCGGCACTACAACTGTACTGGGTCTGAAAGACAACGGTGTAGGCCTTCCTGAAACTTCCAAGGCTAACGTATCCGCTGATATTCTTGCCAAGGTTGACGAATACACCAAACAAATCATCGATGGAACAATCAAAGTTCCTTCCGAGTAA
- a CDS encoding ABC transporter permease encodes MEILGQLLNTTLVFSTALIFAALGGIFSERSGVVNIGLEGLMMFGAFAAAVGGYYAQDAGMGDWAPWIGVLCAMVVGVLGALIHAVASITFKADQTISGTVINFLAAGSTLYVVKLIFEGAGETPLLDGFNKVAIPGLSKIPVIGEGIFNSYPTTYLAIILVIVIYFVLFKTPFGLRLRSVGEHPSAADTLGVNVNRMRYIGVMLSGLLAGIGGATITLTTTGTFAHNTVSGQGFIAIAAMIFGKWNPLGAFGAAVFFGLSQAIRNYVQLFEWSKDIPQEFIFMIPYVLTIIVLVSAVGRSSAPKALGEPYDPSKR; translated from the coding sequence ATGGAGATATTAGGCCAATTGCTCAATACAACGCTAGTTTTTTCCACAGCGCTGATATTTGCCGCCCTCGGTGGCATCTTCTCTGAACGTTCCGGTGTCGTGAATATTGGACTTGAAGGCTTAATGATGTTTGGTGCCTTTGCCGCAGCCGTAGGCGGATATTACGCTCAGGATGCCGGTATGGGAGACTGGGCTCCATGGATCGGCGTGTTGTGTGCAATGGTTGTAGGCGTGCTTGGCGCGCTTATTCATGCGGTGGCGTCGATTACATTCAAGGCAGATCAGACGATCAGCGGTACGGTCATCAACTTTCTGGCTGCGGGCAGCACCCTTTATGTAGTCAAGCTGATCTTTGAAGGAGCCGGCGAAACGCCGCTGCTGGATGGGTTCAATAAAGTGGCTATTCCTGGACTCTCCAAGATTCCGGTCATCGGTGAGGGAATATTCAACTCCTATCCCACGACATATCTTGCGATTATATTGGTTATTGTGATTTATTTTGTGCTCTTCAAAACTCCGTTTGGCCTTCGTCTGCGTTCTGTAGGGGAGCATCCAAGTGCTGCAGATACACTCGGTGTCAACGTAAACCGGATGAGATATATCGGAGTAATGCTGAGCGGACTGCTGGCGGGTATTGGCGGAGCGACCATTACGCTTACGACCACGGGCACCTTTGCCCATAACACGGTTTCCGGTCAGGGGTTTATCGCTATTGCAGCGATGATCTTTGGGAAATGGAATCCGCTTGGCGCTTTTGGGGCTGCTGTATTTTTCGGCCTGTCCCAGGCGATCCGCAACTATGTCCAGTTGTTCGAATGGTCCAAAGACATCCCGCAGGAGTTTATCTTCATGATTCCTTATGTACTAACCATTATCGTTCTGGTGAGTGCGGTTGGACGTTCTTCGGCTCCAAAGGCATTGGGCGAACCTTACGACCCGAGCAAACGATAG